From the genome of Oryza glaberrima chromosome 1, OglaRS2, whole genome shotgun sequence:
TTCCTATTGCAATGTTATGTTTTGTCAACATAACACCATGTGTTGTAAATACTAAATTTGATCTTGAGTGGAACTTTCAACTTCCATAGCGTTCCATTTATGGTTGGGATATTATTGTTAGAAAGAGCATCATGCATGGGATGAATGGAAAAATTCACCATTTTGATGTCACTAATATGCTATAATGGTATGGAAGTAAATGAAAATGGTCAATAACATTTTCTAAGTCAGTGCATATAGAGCATGCAAGTACGGTCACCTGCATGTCTACAAAGACACAGAAAATTCCTTAGGTAACTCTGAGTTTTCACTTCGTTCCTTCTACACATCTAAAATTTGCTTCATGTAGCATATCCTTGGTTTTCATTTTAATCACTTCTATGCCCATTTTATTAGTTGATCATGAGATTTTtccaaaatgacttataataatGCCTCCTCTTTTATACTTATGTGCtagctattaaaaaaaataagatccACGgtggaaaaataaattataaaaaaatcaaatgggtAAAACAATCTTACCCCAAATTCtgaaaccaaaatttgaacttTCAAAATAATTCTTAAAACAATGATGAAATTCATAAGTTTCAGCGATGGTTGAAAAccaagattatttttagttcaGTTTGAACTTTGGCCAAATTGTTGTATAaaattcatcaaatttgattataGTTTCATTCCAAAAAACAAATTTTGAGAAGGGGTCAAATAATTTAccccctttaatttttttaaatgaaaattttcaccTTCAGAATTATATTTCTTAAGTAGCTAGCACATAATTATGATAGAGGACCAATATAGTATTTTGGAAAATCTAGGCTTAATTGGATTCATGCAATTACAAAATTGTCCGGTTGAAAACCAACCATTCTTATTCGTGTGTGCCACTGAAATTTGTAAAGTTTGAACTGTGACATTGAAGCTGATGGTGGTGGCAAGCTCGACAGGGGGACACTCATCAGATGAAGCTTCAGATGAATCGGATCTAGACCAAGAGCAAGACAAAGACAACGACACAACGTAGATGTGGCGGcactagaggaggaggagagtgggCATGACCCACGTTGTTACAATGGACAATGGTAGTGAGATTGACGAGGGGAGGCTTGCCGGTGAAACCTCAAATCTATACGTGTAATGAGTGTTACACTCCTACTTTGGAAAGTGGATGGTGGAAGTTAATGGagtttctaatatttttattgggagcgtatcctatgcacacaggccctcgcgtgtacacaccatgtacaccaactaaaaattatcacaaaaaattctaggaaaattcatacatgtactttcaatagtattacatctacgtgcaaagtcgcatcttcaaattcattctacatagagaataacaaaaaagataaaattctgacaaaattgcaaccttaaaactgtcagattttttgttttttttgttacggctaaaatataatgaatttgacgttaagattttaaccctaggtgtaatacaattgaaagtatgtgtatgattttttctagattttttggtgacattttttagttggtgtgcacgtgtgtacacgtgagggcatgtgtgcataggatatgttgccatttTTATTTGGTCATACGTTCGGCCGCAAGCAATTTCATAAAGAATTTTGTCAAGATAAGATCATCTCCAATTAGTATTTTAGTATAACATGGGAAGTCATTAGAAATTATCCACCCTCAAACGAAGAGATTCCAAATGACACGAATTTGCGTATTATGAACACATGTACAACTAATCCGAAAGTACTACTAGCCAGTCATCCAAGCGTATAAGATGCATCGGACGCCGCCCCCACTTCGAAGTTTCCGTCCACATCTGTCACAGATCATGctcctcctttttttctctctccacaTGTCCCGCGCACCACCCCCATTTCTCTATTTCCTTCCTTCCTGACAGCTTCCTATACACTTCCGTTCTTCCCTCGGAGAGCACGGTAGTGGACAAGCAGTGGTGAGGTAGCACCGACACCAGCTCTGGCAGTGTCGATGCTCGGAGCACCCGATCAAACGACAGTCGGGCTTGAGAAAGCCTGATCTGGTGCTAGCGAGGCTTAAAGGCGTCAGATCTAGCGATTCCAGCACTCGGGGACGCTCGATCCGATGCTGGCAACGGAGCTCTAGATGTTTCTCCTTGTTTGTACTACTTAATACTACTAGGGataaggaagaagatgaatccAGCCAGCAGAGTAGAGGAACAAGGCAGAGAATAGGTTTGTTGCAGATCATTGTTCTCTCTTTGTTGCACTTTTTCGTATTGGAGTGttttattctttcttttgtCGGATGTTGCAAATAGCAAGAATTTGATGTTTCAATCATTTTTCTCAATGTTGCATTTGCTTGAAACACTTTTCATTAAGcgatgaaatatttttcattGATCAATGAagcatctaaaatatttttttgttgagaCATTTTTTATTGAATGGTGAAGCatctaaaacatatttttacatAAGTTGAAACATTTTCCgggtttcttttccttttgcttGGAGGGTTAATTCGAAGTTATTCTTTAGGACTTTGTTGCCTGAAGAAAATTAtcattatcttatctctatcaTTTATCCATTTTGGGACGTAGAGGATAAGATGATTTTAAATGTTTACTTCACACGTAGTACTGTTCATCTTATCCTCAATGTCTTAAAATAGATAGAGATAGAGGTGAGATAATGCTAATCTTATCCAGCCAAAAAAGTCTAAATTAACCCTCTATccaaaagggggaaaaaaaatcaaaataacccTATCCCAGCATTCAGCTATAACAGGCTTAATCACCTTTTCTTCCCAATACACAAATGGCTAAACCCAGAATTGGCAAACAATTAATCCTCATAAAACTATTCTAAATTATTTCCTACTAGTACCTTCTAGAGAAACCCCAGCATCTGCCTGGCAGCCACATCGATCTGAAGTTAAACCCACAACGAAAATTTCCCCCCAATTTCCCGATCCCTAAATCCCTAATCCCTAATCCCTAATCGCTCCCCGGTGCCCCGATCCCCAATCGGTTGATCGCCGCCAGAGACGCGCAGCGTCAGAGCTCGCCGCTcaccggcgacgggcggcgccggATTTCGCCGtcagccggcggcgcgcggcgacggtggccaGGCTCCAATCAGCTCCCTTAATCCGTAAATTTGAAAGGTAAGGTCTCTCATGGCTCGTTCGCCACGGCCGCCGTGGTCCGATGGCCTCCCGCCCGAGCTTCTCGGCGTCATCTTCGAGCAGCTGAGCTGCCTCGCCGACCGCGCCTGCTTCGCGGCCGTCTGCCGCCCGTGGCGCACCGCCGCGGCCTTCGTCGACGCCCCGCAGCGGGGGCTCCCGTGGCTGCTCCTCCCGTCCCGCGACGCGCCGTCCTTCTTCAGCCTCCACTCCGGCGCCACCCGCCACCTCACCCTCCCGGAGGGCGTCCGCGGCGCGCGCCTGTGCGGCGCCCACGACGGCGGctgggtcgccgtcgccgtggaccCGTGGCGAGGGTTCGCGGCCGTCAACCTCTTCACCGGCGTGAGGGTTACCCTCCCGGAGAAGCTGAGGCTCGAGGTCCCCTACGCCCACGGGTACGGGCCCGTGACCGTCACCAGCCACCACCCCATGCTCGTCCGCACCATCGTCTtctccgcgccgcccgcctcgccggactgcatcgccgccgcgcacgtCTCGAGCGCCTCCAACATCGCCTTCTGGCAGCCTGGGATGTCCAGGCACTGGATCGCGAGCCGGCCTGAGCCGGACGTGATCCAGGACATCATCTACTACAGCGGCGAGGAGAAGCAGGGCTTCCACGTCCTCACCAACAGGGAGGAAGTCCTGGTGTtcgcgccccgcgccggccgcgacCCCAACGCGCTGCTGGAGATGACCTGCGCATCCTACCAgatgcgccgccgcgccaaccaCCTGCCGGCGTCGTTCATCGCGACGCGCTACCTGGTGGAGTCCCGCGGGAAGCTGCTCATGGTGGTGCGCCACTGCACGGGCAACCCCCGCgtgcggcggcgcacgcgcaTGTTCCGGGTCTTCGAGATGAGCCTCCTCCCCACGGGGGCGTACTGGCTGGAGATCCACGAGCTGTCCGGGCGGGCGCTCTTCCTCCGGCGAGGCTGCTCCAGGGCGGTCGAGGTGTCGCAGTTCAAGATGCTCAAGGAGGACACCATCTACTTCCTCGACGACGCCAACGTCGACATGTGCGACTCCATGGTGATGAACAACGGGAGCAGGTACAACATGGGCATTTACAGGGATGGTAAGAAGATCAGAGCCGGCTCCCGGCAATTCCCTCGTGGATTTACCGCGGATTGCTCGCCTCCAATCTGGCTTGTCCCCTGATCCATATCGTGCAAAGGATCAGTGAAATGTTGTGGTAGTCCCTGGCTAGTGGCTAGTAGTACCTTCTGCTTTGGCTTAGATTTCTCCGATTCTGCATGTTTGTGCTATAGAGGCAGACTAGTATCTATCAAAAGAAAATGTACCTTGAGTTCTTGATATGGTGCAAACAAAACAATACTCCATCAATGACTTTCTTTTTTGTGTTGTGGATGCTCCATGCGCCTTCACCAAgtttaatttagtttttttacctAGTCTGATTAGGTCACCCTTGAAGTATACTTGTCAAGTTTTTGCGCAGGTTTTTAGATCTTTTGAGCCATCTCCATTCTAAGGTCTCCTTTGGAACATAGGAATTTTACAAGAATTTTGAAGGGAATGAACTGTTTTTAGATCTTTTGAGCCATCTCCATTCTAAGGTCAACTTTGGAACATAGTAGGAATTTTACAAGAATTTTGAAGGGAATGAACTGTTATCAGTTATTACATCATGTTtgccctttctttctttctttccagcAGTAATGGGAGACAGTGTTCCCAGTACAACATGCTGAACAAATTCTGTAAAGTACATCAGTTGGCACTGCAGATTTATAACGGGACACATGTATAGTCAATCACACTTGACAGGATTATTAGAGGATTATTGCCTGCATGCTCTGTGCTCTCCTTATTAGAAGCTACACTCTGGCCATATCTCACCTCTCCTTGGACCTGTCATAACGCATCCTGACGATTTTGAATTTGCCAGAGGTTATCTGAGGAATTTTATTGAACATGTGTTATGTATGTCTCATTTTCTAAGTGATACATAGTGGCACACGGCGAATTAGTCATATGCTCTTAATATAAAGGAGTAGAAATGTATCGTACAAAATACACTCACTACATCTCTTCCAAAAAAACTTTGGGCATAACCTCTTCCAAACTGCGGCACTATCCGGCTCTTTATTGGCAGGTTAGAGCTCTCgcgcagctctctctctctctctcacacacacacacactggcACACAAAACTGGAGAAACGAGCACACAACGCTCTCTCGCTCACACACAAGCGCTGGCACACAAAACTGGAGAAACGAGCACACAATGCAATGCAAGAATCAAGAATGAGCGCGTATATATGGTGAGATATACTACATCTCAGTGATGCTGCGGGTCTGGTCCTCCGGGGCTGAGCCTCTTTGACCCGGAgacgtcgacgtcgccgccgtccgccaccACCGGTGCCACCGTCGTCTGCGCCGGCATCATTGCCTCCAAGGCCGGATCAGTCACGGCGGCGTCCCTCCCGTTGCccagccgccgtgccgccgccgccgccgcggcgtcgacgggCGGCGCCGTCATCCCGACCACCAGCAGCACGCACGCCGCGATCACGGCCACAACGACGCCGACACGCCTCGCCATAAGTAAATCAAGTGCTACGCGCTACAGTTAGCTTAATTTCAACTGCTTAACTACGTCGTCAGGTGCGTGTGTGCGACGTCGACGGCTTAGCTAGCGAGCGAGCTACTGTGTCTGTGTGTAGGTACGTAGGCGTGTACGTCGTTGGATGTATGCTAGCCTCGACGACGAGCTTTATATAGGAGATGATATCAGGCTAGTGATTGCTCAGGGCGTACGTGCGGTCGCTCATCATATCGATCGGTCGATGTGGCGCGCAGACGGAGCCGTAGATTAACAAGCCCTCTTGTGTTTAAGTTAATCAGTTCTTGGGATCATCGATTCCACGTCGGTTCGCCACGGGAACTATGCCTCATACGTCTTGGAAGATCTCACAGATTACAAGTTAAACTGGCTGGTACCATTATACCAAAAGAACTCTGGTGCTATTCTTGTATAGTTTTAAACAGCTTGGACGGAAAGGCAGGTTGGATGTGGGGATTCGATGACGCACTAGACGCTTAATTTGCGCGATCGTATAACTGTACCTATATCGGCATCACAATTCTCTGTATAAAGTATGACTAATGTATGGACTTTGTTAGTTATAGTGGATCTTACGTGGTAGCAAACGAGGGGTTGGCTGGCTGGTACAGTACCACACGCGGGATATATTAGGGAGGCAGTTGGTTGTTGAAGAGGACTGTTTGATTCCAAATACATGTTTCTTCCGCTATTGTTGCCATCTAATTTGGACTAAGCAGCAGGTAGTGGCCTAGAGAGAATCATGGCTACCCGATGCAAATAGCAAAAGCCGCTGCATTATCTGACGGAGCTGGAGGAAGTTTTTTAGTCCATTAGCATAATTAATTGCCACAAATAGAAGAAACAGGGACAAGAGGACAGGGGTTGGTGGTACCCAGTACAAATGTACAATGTTTCTCTCATATTCCGAAAGGGCAAGGATTACCCAAATAGCTTATTATTCGTCAAACAAATGATAATATACATGGTACAGGAACAAATATTGTGTAAAGAGAATGCTCATTAGTTGTAAATACATCAGCGGTAATTCAGCATTCTATCAACCATACTAGGTGCAAATGAAAAGTCTTATCGGCAAGATTCCGTCAGGAGGATTTCCACAATACTAGGGAACAGTTCAAGCTTCAAGGAGGAAATTCAGCAATCTATGTTGTGCAAATAACCTTTGCTTTTGCAACTCACCTTTAGCTGAGGACATGACTGCCATAGTCTTGATTGAATTTTTCGTATCTATGTACATGAAGATGAGCAGATGGCCGTGTATTCCTTAGTGCAAGCTCAATGTCTTCTGTCGTTACTGGACCAACTTCAGGCAACTCTGCAACATTTCCCCCCAAAATAAGTCCTACTGTATCACTGACTTCGATAATGTGAGCAGCAGGATCATTTTTTGTGCAGTGAAATTATAGCATACTTTTATGTGGCATTGGAGGCGCCATGGAGGAATATAAATTCTTCTTTTGTTGCTACTGTTTCTTTATACGGGTTCGGTTTTTTCAGCTACTGAATGCAAACATACAAGTCTACAGAACTTAAACTCACTGAAGTTGTAATGAGTACTAATTACTAAACAAAGAAAATTAAGTCTATAAGTTCCCTGGTAGGCACATTATCTTTGTTCTTGTACTTGTACACAATAAAGGTGAGTATGAGttgctgggttttttttttttttgacgcaaaaGGTAGAGAGGCTCTACCTTATAACCATTGTATTAATGGTGAGTCAAAATGGAACAATGTCAAGAAACAGGAAAAGGGGATAGAAATAAGGatgaaaaaaggaagaaaaaggaagaagataaCAGAAAATTAAGTTGCTGGGAAGTTAGGAAATCACAAGTTCAAGATATATCACGTACCATCCTCAGGCACTTCTTCTTGCCTTCCTTCAAGAACCGACATTAACCTTCTAAGGGGTTGCATTGCCGCCTCCTTGCACACAAGGCGTATATCAGAGCCTGAATATCCTTCAGTTTTCTCCACAAGAACATCATACGGGATATTCATTGTGCCAGGAACAGATGGCAAGAGCTCTTCAAACATGGCATGTCTAGCTTCTTGCTCTGGTAAGGGAACAAGAATCTAATTGCAAGTTAAGGATGGATTTCCCTTTTTATGTGGAAAAATCAAGTGTGGTCCTATATACAAACTCCAGTATCGCAATAAGAAAAGATACAAGAATCGAGATTGAATTCTTTAACAGTTTTTAGTACAAACAATAACTTCACTAAGAAGCCTATGATGTGTCAGTTACAACTACAAATAGATTTAAGGCAAGCATTGGAAATAGGCTACATAAATGTTCATCATCAAACATTCTCTTTACTACATAATAAGAAATCACTTATTCTCAATCTGAAATTCAAATCAGTAGTTCCTCACATAAGAAAATGATCTTTGGTATTGTTCCTTCTGGTTAAACATATTTgagatttgaattttttttcatggtcTTCAAGGTGCGATTGTTACCATGATTTTATTAGAATaggtttataaaatctaataagtttATGAGATGTTGGAAGTACTTTAAAACAAATCAAAGCATATCATATTTA
Proteins encoded in this window:
- the LOC127765452 gene encoding uncharacterized protein LOC127765452, which gives rise to MARSPRPPWSDGLPPELLGVIFEQLSCLADRACFAAVCRPWRTAAAFVDAPQRGLPWLLLPSRDAPSFFSLHSGATRHLTLPEGVRGARLCGAHDGGWVAVAVDPWRGFAAVNLFTGVRVTLPEKLRLEVPYAHGYGPVTVTSHHPMLVRTIVFSAPPASPDCIAAAHVSSASNIAFWQPGMSRHWIASRPEPDVIQDIIYYSGEEKQGFHVLTNREEVLVFAPRAGRDPNALLEMTCASYQMRRRANHLPASFIATRYLVESRGKLLMVVRHCTGNPRVRRRTRMFRVFEMSLLPTGAYWLEIHELSGRALFLRRGCSRAVEVSQFKMLKEDTIYFLDDANVDMCDSMVMNNGSRYNMGIYRDGKKIRAGSRQFPRGFTADCSPPIWLVP